The following proteins are co-located in the Bacteroidales bacterium genome:
- a CDS encoding TerC family protein: MGISIYFWIGFHLFIFFMLALDLGVFHKKTHKVPVKEALIWSAVWISLALLFNLFVLFEFGKTKALEFLTGYVIEYSLSVDNIFVFILIFSYFAVKGEYQHKILFWGILGALIMRGIFIFAGVALINRFHWIVIIFGGFLVYSGIAMLFQKETAVDPDKNAIVKFFRKFLPVTDTIHGNKLFVRQNKKIYATPLFLVLLVIESSDLIFAVDSIPAILAISKDSFIVYTSNIFAIMGLRSLYFAVSGIMGLFRYLKVGLAFVLTFVGLKMLAAYFEFEIPIVLSLLVIISILVVSILASVVIKEKK, translated from the coding sequence ATGGGCATAAGCATTTATTTCTGGATAGGGTTTCATCTTTTCATTTTTTTTATGCTGGCACTTGACCTTGGTGTCTTTCATAAAAAAACACATAAAGTCCCTGTTAAAGAAGCACTTATATGGAGTGCAGTCTGGATTTCCCTTGCCCTCTTATTTAATCTGTTTGTTTTATTCGAATTCGGGAAGACCAAAGCACTTGAGTTTCTCACAGGGTATGTAATTGAGTACTCTCTGAGTGTTGATAATATTTTTGTTTTCATTCTGATATTCTCATATTTTGCGGTAAAGGGAGAATATCAGCATAAGATACTTTTCTGGGGCATACTTGGTGCGCTTATAATGAGGGGTATTTTTATTTTTGCCGGAGTAGCCCTGATAAACAGGTTCCATTGGATAGTGATTATTTTCGGAGGTTTCCTTGTATACTCCGGAATCGCCATGCTGTTTCAGAAAGAGACTGCTGTGGATCCGGATAAGAATGCAATAGTAAAGTTTTTCAGAAAGTTCCTTCCTGTTACTGATACAATACATGGTAATAAGCTGTTTGTGAGGCAGAACAAAAAAATATATGCGACTCCACTTTTCCTCGTGTTGTTAGTAATAGAATCATCCGATCTTATTTTTGCAGTTGACAGTATACCGGCAATACTTGCTATCAGCAAGGATAGTTTCATTGTTTATACTTCCAATATATTTGCAATAATGGGACTGCGATCTCTCTATTTTGCTGTTTCAGGAATAATGGGATTATTCAGGTATCTTAAGGTCGGGCTTGCTTTTGTACTCACATTTGTGGGATTAAAAATGCTGGCTGCATATTTTGAATTTGAGATTCCGATAGTTCTCTCTCTGTTAGTTATAATTTCGATACTTGTTGTCTCAATACTGGCGTCTGTCGTGATAAAGGAGAAAAAATAA